CGTGGATTACGAATTTTCATATACGATCCGAACAACACAATCGCCCACAGGATTCCAAACACCGTCCATCCAATCAACCCACGCAAATTCACCAACAAAAACGGCGTATATGTACCCGCAATCAACGCATAGATTGCAACGCTGTCCCACACTTCAAAAAAACACTCGTGCTTTTTACCAATTGTTGCGTGACACATTGTTGAACCAAAATACAACGTTATCATTGTCACACCAAAAATCGCGCACGACACAACCGCCCATGCATCGCCCTTAATCCCTGCGAACACCACCAACAATGTTAATGCCGCAATGGCCAATCCGATGCCAATACCGTGCGTTAAAATATTTACGACTTCTTCGGCGTGGGTTGACGGCTTTTCCCATCGAAACAACCCCGTCGCCCGCAAAACCTTTAACAATTTTGATGCATGTTCATCTTTCTTGACTGCGCGTATCCGCGCCCGTTTTGATTTCGTCATTTTATCGCCTTTTCGATTCGTTTAATTACGCGTTCTGTGCCCATAACCGACATAATTGAATACAGATCCGGTGTATTTGTGCGCCCCGCCAATGCCACACGCAGGTTCATCGCAACATCACCATTTTTTACACCGCATTTTTCGGCAACCGAAACAATTTTTGCCCACCAAGTATCCTTGT
The genomic region above belongs to Alphaproteobacteria bacterium and contains:
- a CDS encoding hemolysin III family protein — protein: MTKSKRARIRAVKKDEHASKLLKVLRATGLFRWEKPSTHAEEVVNILTHGIGIGLAIAALTLLVVFAGIKGDAWAVVSCAIFGVTMITLYFGSTMCHATIGKKHECFFEVWDSVAIYALIAGTYTPFLLVNLRGLIGWTVFGILWAIVLFGSYMKIRNPRQQPKWMVGLYVAMGWTLLFILPAMIRNIPERGLWFILAGGLAYTIGVIFYLWRRMKFSHAVWHLFVIGGTVCFFFAVLFGCILDL